A single region of the Apodemus sylvaticus chromosome 7, mApoSyl1.1, whole genome shotgun sequence genome encodes:
- the Ifrd2 gene encoding interferon-related developmental regulator 2 isoform X2 — protein sequence MPRARKGNALRKGGQRRGGGARSSTQADSGSSEDEAASEAQSTTSECPSLLSTAAEDCLGGEAVDEQSQQENLEERLKGDVDSLTDKSAKTRQGALESLRLALASRLLPDFLLERSLTLADALEKCLKKGKGEEQALAAAVLGLLCVQLGPGPKGEELFHSLQPLLISVLSDSTASPTARRHCASALGLGCYVAATDVQDLVSCLACLEGVFSWSCGTSGSAASVVPASLHGLLCAALQAWALLLTICPSTHINHILDRQLPRLPQLLSSESVNLRIAAGEAIALLFELARDLEEDFVYEDLEALCGSLRTLATDSNKYRAKIDRRRQRSIFRAVLHFVEGGECEEETIRFGLEVLYIDSWARHRIYTAFKDVLGSGMHYHLQNNELLRDIFGLGPVLVLDAAALKACKISRFEKHLYNAAAFKARTKARSRARDKRADIL from the exons ATGCCTCGCGCTCGTAAGGGCAATGCGCTCCGCAAGGGCGGTCAGCGCCGTGGAGGAG GTGCCAGGAGCAGTACTCAAGCCGACTCTGGTTCCAGCGAGGACGAGGCGGCCAGCGAGGCCCAGAGCACCACCAGTGAATGTCCCAGCCTTCTCAGCACTGCCGCAGAGGACTGCCTGG GTGGGGAAGCTGTGGACGAACAGAGCCAGCAGGAGAACCTAGAGGAAAGGCTGAAGGGTGACGTGGACTCCCTGACTGACAAGAG TGCCAAGACCCGGCAAGGAGCTCTGGAGAGCCTGCGCCTGGCCCTGGCCTCCCGCCTACTTCCGGACTTTTTGCTGGAGCGCAGCCTCACTCTGGCGGATGCCCTGGAAAAGTGCCTTAAGAAAG GGAAGGGTGAAGAACAGGCCCTGGCCGCCGCCGTGCTGGGCCTGCTCTGTGTGCAGCTGGGCCCCGGACCCAAGGGCGAGGAGCTGTTCCATAGCCTGCAGCCCCTGCTGATTTCCGTGCTCAGCGACAGTACTGCAAGCCCCACTGCCCGGCGCCAT TGTGCTTCTGCTCTTGGCTTGGGCTGCTATGTGGCTGCCACCGATGTCCAG GACCTGGTGTCTTGCTTGGCCTGCTTGGAAGGTGTTTTCAGCTGGTCCTGTGGCACCAGTGGCTCTGCTGCTTCTGTGGTTCCTGCCAGCCTACATGGCCTGCTCTGTGCTGCCCTGCAGGCCTGGGCATTGCTGCTCACCATCTGTCCTAGTACCCACATCAACCATATCCTTGACAG GCAGCTGCCCCGGCTGCCCCAGCTCTTGTCCAGTGAAAGTGTGAACCTGCGGATCGCTGCTGGGGAAGCCATCGCTCTGCTCTTTGAGCTTGCCCGGGACCTTGAG GAGGACTTTGTCTATGAGGACCTGGAGGCCCTCTGTGGCTCTCTGCGTACCCTAGCCACCGACAGCAATAAGTACCGTGCCAAGATTGACCGCCGGCGCCAGCGCTCTATTTTCCGTGCTGTGCTGCACTTTGTTGAG GGCGGTGAATGCGAGGAGGAAACAATCCGCTTTGGACTGGAAGTGCTCTACATAGACAGCTGGGCTCGCCACCGTATCTACACAGCCTTCAAAGATGTGTTGGGCTCCGGCATGCACTATCACCTCCAG AACAATGAACTTCTCCGTGACATCTTTGGCCTGGGCCCTGTGCTGGTGCTGGACGCTGCTGCCCTGAAGGCCTGCAAGATTTCACGCTTTGAAAAG
- the Hyal3 gene encoding hyaluronidase-3 isoform X3 — MTMQLDLTLVVGLTLYLVQGQALPQAPERPFSVLWNVPSARCKAHFGVHLPLDALGILANHGQHFHGQNISIFYKNQFGLYPYFGPRGTAHNGGLPQAVSLDHHLAQAAHQILHSLGSSFAGLAVLDWEEWYPLWAGNWGPRRQVYQAASWAWAQQVFPGLDPQEQLHKARTGFEQAARALMEYTLRLGQALRPHGLWGFYRYPACGNGWHNMASNYTGRCHAAIITRNTQLHWLWAASSALFPSIYLPPRLPSAYRQAFVRHRLQEAFRVALAGHSHPLPVLPYTRLTHQNSGRFLSLDDLTQTIGVSAALGTAGVVLWGDLSFSSSEEECWHLHDYLVGTLGPYVINVTKAATACSHQRCHGHGRCARKDPGQMEAFLHLQPDDSLGAWGSFRCRCYSGWAGPTCLEPKP; from the exons ATGACCATGCAGCTAGACCTAACCCTGGTGGTGGGGCTAACCCTGTACTTGGTGCAGGGCCAGGCTTTGCCGCAGGCTCCTGAGCGCCCCTTTTCTGTGCTATGGAATGTACCCTCAGCGAGATGTAAGGCCCACTTTGGTGTGCATCTGCCTCTCGATGCCCTCGGCATCCTAGCCAACCATGGCCAGCATTTTCATGGCCAAAACATCTCCATCTTCTACAAGAACCAGTTTGGTCTTTATCCTTACTTTGGACCTAGAGGCACAGCCCACAATGGGGGACTCCCTCAGGCTGTGTCTCTAGACCACCACTTGGCACAAGCTGCCCACCAGATCCTCCACAGCCTAGGATCTAGCTTTGCCGGCTTGGCAGTGCTGGACTGGGAAGAATGGTACCCACTCTGGGCTGGGAACTGGGGCCCCCGTCGACAAGTCTACCAGGCAGCCTCCTGGGCTTGGGCACAGCAGGTGTTCCCTGGTTTGGACCCTCAGGAACAGCTCCACAAAGCCCGTACTGGCTTTGAGCAGGCTGCCCGTGCCCTGATGGAATACACACTGCGGCTGGGCCAGGCACTTCGCCCGCATGGGCTCTGGGGCTTTTATCGATACCCAGCCTGTGGCAATGGCTGGCACAATATGGCTTCCAACTACACAGGCCGCTGCCACGCAGCCATCATCACCCGAAACACCCAACTGCATTGGCTCTGGGCTGCCTCCAGTGCTCTCTTCCCTAGCATCTACCTCCCACCCAGACTGCCGTCTGCCTACCGCCAGGCCTTCGTACGACACCGCCTGCAGGAGGCcttccgtgtagccctggctgggcaTTCACACCCTCTACCTGTTCTGCCTTATACTCGCCTCACACATCAGAACTCTGGGAGATTCTTGTCTCTG GACGACCTGACGCAGACTATTGGTGTGAGCGCGGCACTGGGGACAGCTGGAGTGGTGCTCTGGGGGGACCTGAGCTTTTCTAGCTCTGAG GAAGAGTGCTGGCATCTCCATGACTACCTGGTGGGCACTTTAGGCCCCTATGTGATCAATGTGACCAAGGCTGCTACGGCCTGCAGTCATCAGCGATGTCATGGCCACGGCCGGTGTGCCCGGAAAGACCCAGGACAAATGGAAGCCTTTCTACATCTGCAGCCAGATGACAGTCTTGGAGCTTGGGGGTCCTTCAGATGCCGTTGTTACTCGGGCTGGGCTGGCCCTACTTGCCTGGAGCCTAAACCCTGA
- the Hyal3 gene encoding hyaluronidase-3 isoform X2 gives MELILSTSPAKLTLDPACQPELTLRLNLTKLTLDPARQPELSLSPRLAELTLESTCHPEMSLSPGPAELTLDPQHQAKETSVPKLAELTLEPVHCRPELLSACADLINDQWPRSRASRLHSLGQSSDAFPLCLMLLSPQPTPGAAPLVVGHARLSRVLDHPHSLLVETVVVARALRGRGFGRRLMEGLEAFARARGFRRLHLTTHDQLYFYAHLGYQLGRCHAAIITRNTQLHWLWAASSALFPSIYLPPRLPSAYRQAFVRHRLQEAFRVALAGHSHPLPVLPYTRLTHQNSGRFLSLDDLTQTIGVSAALGTAGVVLWGDLSFSSSEEECWHLHDYLVGTLGPYVINVTKAATACSHQRCHGHGRCARKDPGQMEAFLHLQPDDSLGAWGSFRCRCYSGWAGPTCLEPKP, from the exons ATGGAGTTGATCCTGAGCACCAGCCCAGCAAAGCTGACTCTAGATCCTGCATGCCAGCCAGAGTTGACCCTGAGACTCAACCTGACCAAGCTAACCCTGGATCCTGCACGCCAGCCAGAGCTGTCGCTGAGTCCCAGGCTAGCTGAGCTGACCCTGGAGTCCACATGCCACCCAGAGATGAGCCTCAGTCCTGGCCCAGCTGAGCTTACCCTGGATCCTCAACACCAGGCAAAGGAGACCTCAGTCCCCAAGCTGGCTGAATTGACCCTGGAGCCTGTGCACTGCCGACCCGAGCTCCTGAGTGCCTGTGCTGACCTCATCAATGACCAGTGGCCCCGCAGCCGGGCCTCCCGTCTCCACTCTCTGGGCCAGTCCTCAGATGCCTTCCCCCTCTGCCTGATGCTGCTGAGCCCTCAGCCCACACCCGGAGCAGCCCCTCTTGTGGTGGGCCATGCCCGCTTATCACGGGTACTGGACCATCCCCACAGCCTCTTAGTGGAGACAGTGGTGGTAGCCCGGGCTCTGAGGGGCCGTGGCTTTGGTCGCCGCCTCATGGAGGGCTTGGAGGCCTTTGCCCGAGCCCGGGGTTTCCGACGGCTGCACCTCACCACTCATGACCAGCTATACTTCTACGCCCATCTGGGCTACCAACTGG GCCGCTGCCACGCAGCCATCATCACCCGAAACACCCAACTGCATTGGCTCTGGGCTGCCTCCAGTGCTCTCTTCCCTAGCATCTACCTCCCACCCAGACTGCCGTCTGCCTACCGCCAGGCCTTCGTACGACACCGCCTGCAGGAGGCcttccgtgtagccctggctgggcaTTCACACCCTCTACCTGTTCTGCCTTATACTCGCCTCACACATCAGAACTCTGGGAGATTCTTGTCTCTG GACGACCTGACGCAGACTATTGGTGTGAGCGCGGCACTGGGGACAGCTGGAGTGGTGCTCTGGGGGGACCTGAGCTTTTCTAGCTCTGAG GAAGAGTGCTGGCATCTCCATGACTACCTGGTGGGCACTTTAGGCCCCTATGTGATCAATGTGACCAAGGCTGCTACGGCCTGCAGTCATCAGCGATGTCATGGCCACGGCCGGTGTGCCCGGAAAGACCCAGGACAAATGGAAGCCTTTCTACATCTGCAGCCAGATGACAGTCTTGGAGCTTGGGGGTCCTTCAGATGCCGTTGTTACTCGGGCTGGGCTGGCCCTACTTGCCTGGAGCCTAAACCCTGA
- the Ifrd2 gene encoding interferon-related developmental regulator 2 isoform X1, translating to MRSARAVSAVEEGEAGQMGSLCPPGARSSTQADSGSSEDEAASEAQSTTSECPSLLSTAAEDCLGGEAVDEQSQQENLEERLKGDVDSLTDKSAKTRQGALESLRLALASRLLPDFLLERSLTLADALEKCLKKGKGEEQALAAAVLGLLCVQLGPGPKGEELFHSLQPLLISVLSDSTASPTARRHCASALGLGCYVAATDVQDLVSCLACLEGVFSWSCGTSGSAASVVPASLHGLLCAALQAWALLLTICPSTHINHILDRQLPRLPQLLSSESVNLRIAAGEAIALLFELARDLEEDFVYEDLEALCGSLRTLATDSNKYRAKIDRRRQRSIFRAVLHFVEGGECEEETIRFGLEVLYIDSWARHRIYTAFKDVLGSGMHYHLQNNELLRDIFGLGPVLVLDAAALKACKISRFEKHLYNAAAFKARTKARSRARDKRADIL from the exons ATGCGCTCCGCAAGGGCGGTCAGCGCCGTGGAGGAG GGGGAAGCCGGTCAGATGGGGAGTTTATGTCCCCCAGGTGCCAGGAGCAGTACTCAAGCCGACTCTGGTTCCAGCGAGGACGAGGCGGCCAGCGAGGCCCAGAGCACCACCAGTGAATGTCCCAGCCTTCTCAGCACTGCCGCAGAGGACTGCCTGG GTGGGGAAGCTGTGGACGAACAGAGCCAGCAGGAGAACCTAGAGGAAAGGCTGAAGGGTGACGTGGACTCCCTGACTGACAAGAG TGCCAAGACCCGGCAAGGAGCTCTGGAGAGCCTGCGCCTGGCCCTGGCCTCCCGCCTACTTCCGGACTTTTTGCTGGAGCGCAGCCTCACTCTGGCGGATGCCCTGGAAAAGTGCCTTAAGAAAG GGAAGGGTGAAGAACAGGCCCTGGCCGCCGCCGTGCTGGGCCTGCTCTGTGTGCAGCTGGGCCCCGGACCCAAGGGCGAGGAGCTGTTCCATAGCCTGCAGCCCCTGCTGATTTCCGTGCTCAGCGACAGTACTGCAAGCCCCACTGCCCGGCGCCAT TGTGCTTCTGCTCTTGGCTTGGGCTGCTATGTGGCTGCCACCGATGTCCAG GACCTGGTGTCTTGCTTGGCCTGCTTGGAAGGTGTTTTCAGCTGGTCCTGTGGCACCAGTGGCTCTGCTGCTTCTGTGGTTCCTGCCAGCCTACATGGCCTGCTCTGTGCTGCCCTGCAGGCCTGGGCATTGCTGCTCACCATCTGTCCTAGTACCCACATCAACCATATCCTTGACAG GCAGCTGCCCCGGCTGCCCCAGCTCTTGTCCAGTGAAAGTGTGAACCTGCGGATCGCTGCTGGGGAAGCCATCGCTCTGCTCTTTGAGCTTGCCCGGGACCTTGAG GAGGACTTTGTCTATGAGGACCTGGAGGCCCTCTGTGGCTCTCTGCGTACCCTAGCCACCGACAGCAATAAGTACCGTGCCAAGATTGACCGCCGGCGCCAGCGCTCTATTTTCCGTGCTGTGCTGCACTTTGTTGAG GGCGGTGAATGCGAGGAGGAAACAATCCGCTTTGGACTGGAAGTGCTCTACATAGACAGCTGGGCTCGCCACCGTATCTACACAGCCTTCAAAGATGTGTTGGGCTCCGGCATGCACTATCACCTCCAG AACAATGAACTTCTCCGTGACATCTTTGGCCTGGGCCCTGTGCTGGTGCTGGACGCTGCTGCCCTGAAGGCCTGCAAGATTTCACGCTTTGAAAAG
- the Hyal3 gene encoding hyaluronidase-3 isoform X1: protein MELILSTSPAKLTLDPACQPELTLRLNLTKLTLDPARQPELSLSPRLAELTLESTCHPEMSLSPGPAELTLDPQHQAKETSVPKLAELTLEPVHCRPELLSACADLINDQWPRSRASRLHSLGQSSDAFPLCLMLLSPQPTPGAAPLVVGHARLSRVLDHPHSLLVETVVVARALRGRGFGRRLMEGLEAFARARGFRRLHLTTHDQLYFYAHLGYQLGFHLCGMTMQLDLTLVVGLTLYLVQGQALPQAPERPFSVLWNVPSARCKAHFGVHLPLDALGILANHGQHFHGQNISIFYKNQFGLYPYFGPRGTAHNGGLPQAVSLDHHLAQAAHQILHSLGSSFAGLAVLDWEEWYPLWAGNWGPRRQVYQAASWAWAQQVFPGLDPQEQLHKARTGFEQAARALMEYTLRLGQALRPHGLWGFYRYPACGNGWHNMASNYTGRCHAAIITRNTQLHWLWAASSALFPSIYLPPRLPSAYRQAFVRHRLQEAFRVALAGHSHPLPVLPYTRLTHQNSGRFLSLDDLTQTIGVSAALGTAGVVLWGDLSFSSSEEECWHLHDYLVGTLGPYVINVTKAATACSHQRCHGHGRCARKDPGQMEAFLHLQPDDSLGAWGSFRCRCYSGWAGPTCLEPKP, encoded by the exons ATGGAGTTGATCCTGAGCACCAGCCCAGCAAAGCTGACTCTAGATCCTGCATGCCAGCCAGAGTTGACCCTGAGACTCAACCTGACCAAGCTAACCCTGGATCCTGCACGCCAGCCAGAGCTGTCGCTGAGTCCCAGGCTAGCTGAGCTGACCCTGGAGTCCACATGCCACCCAGAGATGAGCCTCAGTCCTGGCCCAGCTGAGCTTACCCTGGATCCTCAACACCAGGCAAAGGAGACCTCAGTCCCCAAGCTGGCTGAATTGACCCTGGAGCCTGTGCACTGCCGACCCGAGCTCCTGAGTGCCTGTGCTGACCTCATCAATGACCAGTGGCCCCGCAGCCGGGCCTCCCGTCTCCACTCTCTGGGCCAGTCCTCAGATGCCTTCCCCCTCTGCCTGATGCTGCTGAGCCCTCAGCCCACACCCGGAGCAGCCCCTCTTGTGGTGGGCCATGCCCGCTTATCACGGGTACTGGACCATCCCCACAGCCTCTTAGTGGAGACAGTGGTGGTAGCCCGGGCTCTGAGGGGCCGTGGCTTTGGTCGCCGCCTCATGGAGGGCTTGGAGGCCTTTGCCCGAGCCCGGGGTTTCCGACGGCTGCACCTCACCACTCATGACCAGCTATACTTCTACGCCCATCTGGGCTACCAACTGG GTTTCCATCTCTGTGGCATGACCATGCAGCTAGACCTAACCCTGGTGGTGGGGCTAACCCTGTACTTGGTGCAGGGCCAGGCTTTGCCGCAGGCTCCTGAGCGCCCCTTTTCTGTGCTATGGAATGTACCCTCAGCGAGATGTAAGGCCCACTTTGGTGTGCATCTGCCTCTCGATGCCCTCGGCATCCTAGCCAACCATGGCCAGCATTTTCATGGCCAAAACATCTCCATCTTCTACAAGAACCAGTTTGGTCTTTATCCTTACTTTGGACCTAGAGGCACAGCCCACAATGGGGGACTCCCTCAGGCTGTGTCTCTAGACCACCACTTGGCACAAGCTGCCCACCAGATCCTCCACAGCCTAGGATCTAGCTTTGCCGGCTTGGCAGTGCTGGACTGGGAAGAATGGTACCCACTCTGGGCTGGGAACTGGGGCCCCCGTCGACAAGTCTACCAGGCAGCCTCCTGGGCTTGGGCACAGCAGGTGTTCCCTGGTTTGGACCCTCAGGAACAGCTCCACAAAGCCCGTACTGGCTTTGAGCAGGCTGCCCGTGCCCTGATGGAATACACACTGCGGCTGGGCCAGGCACTTCGCCCGCATGGGCTCTGGGGCTTTTATCGATACCCAGCCTGTGGCAATGGCTGGCACAATATGGCTTCCAACTACACAGGCCGCTGCCACGCAGCCATCATCACCCGAAACACCCAACTGCATTGGCTCTGGGCTGCCTCCAGTGCTCTCTTCCCTAGCATCTACCTCCCACCCAGACTGCCGTCTGCCTACCGCCAGGCCTTCGTACGACACCGCCTGCAGGAGGCcttccgtgtagccctggctgggcaTTCACACCCTCTACCTGTTCTGCCTTATACTCGCCTCACACATCAGAACTCTGGGAGATTCTTGTCTCTG GACGACCTGACGCAGACTATTGGTGTGAGCGCGGCACTGGGGACAGCTGGAGTGGTGCTCTGGGGGGACCTGAGCTTTTCTAGCTCTGAG GAAGAGTGCTGGCATCTCCATGACTACCTGGTGGGCACTTTAGGCCCCTATGTGATCAATGTGACCAAGGCTGCTACGGCCTGCAGTCATCAGCGATGTCATGGCCACGGCCGGTGTGCCCGGAAAGACCCAGGACAAATGGAAGCCTTTCTACATCTGCAGCCAGATGACAGTCTTGGAGCTTGGGGGTCCTTCAGATGCCGTTGTTACTCGGGCTGGGCTGGCCCTACTTGCCTGGAGCCTAAACCCTGA